Proteins encoded by one window of bacterium:
- a CDS encoding methionyl-tRNA formyltransferase, which translates to MRIVYMGTPEFARLPLAHLCESRHTVLAVVTGPDKTAGRGHKLIQTPVKQEATQRGIPVLTPLSLKEEGLADGLRQFEADLFVVIAFRILPARLFAIPRLGSINIHGSLLPRYRGAAPINWALINGDTETGLSSFFLKREVDTGNLIGQVKTAIADDDTYDSLAGKMSAMAGPFLLETLDAIEAGRTDGIPQNDAEATTAPKLTPFNSMIDWGFPSVHIRNFVRGLCSKPTAYSYFRGKRIKILECVRADELAQPGLRPGTVLQDKRRLVVACGPGAVEITRIVPEGKAEMPGAAFVNGFKPLTDEVFGEIPQGVKEHE; encoded by the coding sequence ATGAGAATTGTCTACATGGGCACGCCGGAGTTTGCCCGGTTGCCGCTCGCGCATTTGTGTGAGAGCCGGCATACCGTGCTTGCTGTCGTCACCGGTCCGGATAAAACCGCCGGTCGAGGTCACAAGCTGATCCAAACTCCCGTCAAACAGGAAGCCACCCAGCGCGGCATCCCGGTCCTGACCCCTCTCTCCCTCAAAGAGGAAGGGCTGGCCGATGGTTTGCGCCAATTCGAGGCCGACCTGTTTGTAGTGATCGCCTTTCGGATCTTGCCTGCCAGGCTGTTCGCTATCCCGCGGCTTGGCTCGATCAACATCCATGGCTCACTGCTCCCCAGGTACCGTGGCGCCGCCCCCATCAACTGGGCGCTCATTAACGGCGATACCGAAACCGGTCTCTCCAGTTTCTTCCTCAAACGCGAGGTAGACACCGGAAACCTGATCGGACAGGTCAAAACCGCTATCGCCGATGACGACACGTATGATTCTCTGGCCGGGAAAATGAGTGCGATGGCCGGACCGTTCCTGCTCGAAACGCTCGATGCGATCGAAGCCGGACGGACCGACGGTATCCCGCAGAATGATGCCGAGGCAACCACCGCTCCCAAGCTGACTCCTTTCAACTCGATGATCGATTGGGGATTCCCGTCGGTCCATATCCGCAATTTTGTGCGGGGTCTCTGTAGCAAGCCGACTGCCTACAGTTATTTCAGAGGGAAACGTATCAAGATCCTCGAATGCGTTCGCGCAGACGAGCTGGCACAACCCGGACTCCGACCCGGCACCGTCCTGCAGGACAAACGACGACTCGTCGTCGCCTGCGGTCCCGGCGCGGTCGAGATCACCCGGATCGTGCCCGAAGGAAAAGCGGAAATGCCCGGCGCCGCTTTCGTTAATGGTTTTAAGCCTCTCACCGATGAGGTTTTCGGGGAGATCCCGCAAGGGGTGAAGGAGCATGAGTGA
- a CDS encoding Rne/Rng family ribonuclease codes for MKTEILINSTEYEKRLAMLEDDKLVELQVERPDTERMVGDIYKAKIKTVLPGMQAAFVDIGMEKAAYLHSSDIGKDYGGRSYDSEELDDDDAPVQVVRKTRRAGIETVLKKNQDILVQVIKEPISTKGPRVATEISIPGRFLVLVPDDDHIRISKRITDWGEKRRLKKVVAPLRPEGFGLIVRTEAEGVNEDDFRADIKRLQKLWAKLKRKADTLSAPSLIHKEADMMVSMIRDVFTDDVSRVLVDNRDDYKKVIQFARQVAPHLKDRVQLYKGNQPLFDMYGLEAEIDKMLSRKVWIKKGAYIVIDQTEAMVTIDVNTGRFVGGKDQEQTIYETNLQAAREIARQIRLRDIGGLIVCDFIDMYSRENRRRLYEEFKRAFARDRAKRGINPVTEFGLVEMTRERVRPSHMHTLSEQCPHCAGLGRIVSKENLATKIERWFIRAKAAKKFDKFHLIVNPNLAATIAENGVNRVERLMKAHKFRINLVRDTTMPQQEFHIYNADDNLEITEQYKEQKPA; via the coding sequence GTGAAAACTGAAATTCTTATCAATTCGACCGAATACGAAAAACGTCTGGCGATGCTTGAAGATGACAAGCTCGTCGAACTCCAGGTCGAACGACCGGATACCGAACGGATGGTCGGCGACATTTACAAAGCCAAGATCAAAACCGTTCTCCCCGGTATGCAAGCCGCCTTCGTCGATATCGGCATGGAGAAAGCAGCTTACCTGCACTCCTCCGACATCGGCAAAGACTACGGCGGCCGAAGCTACGATTCTGAGGAACTGGATGATGATGACGCTCCCGTGCAGGTGGTCCGCAAGACCCGCCGCGCCGGCATCGAAACCGTCCTCAAGAAAAACCAGGATATCCTGGTACAGGTCATCAAAGAGCCGATCTCAACCAAAGGCCCGCGCGTTGCCACCGAGATTTCCATTCCCGGTCGCTTTCTGGTGTTGGTCCCGGATGATGATCATATCCGCATCTCCAAACGGATCACCGATTGGGGAGAGAAACGTCGCCTCAAAAAAGTGGTCGCGCCGCTTCGCCCCGAAGGGTTCGGGCTGATCGTCCGCACCGAGGCCGAAGGCGTCAACGAGGATGACTTCCGCGCCGATATCAAACGCCTCCAGAAACTCTGGGCCAAGCTGAAGCGCAAAGCCGACACCCTCTCCGCGCCATCTTTGATCCACAAAGAAGCGGACATGATGGTCTCGATGATCCGTGACGTATTCACCGATGATGTCTCCCGCGTGCTGGTGGACAATCGCGATGATTACAAGAAGGTGATCCAGTTCGCACGCCAGGTGGCGCCGCATCTGAAAGACCGCGTCCAGCTGTACAAGGGGAATCAACCGCTGTTTGATATGTACGGACTTGAAGCCGAGATCGACAAGATGCTCTCGCGCAAGGTCTGGATCAAAAAAGGCGCGTACATTGTCATCGACCAGACCGAAGCGATGGTGACTATCGATGTCAACACGGGGCGGTTTGTCGGCGGCAAAGATCAGGAACAGACGATCTATGAGACCAATCTCCAGGCGGCCCGGGAGATCGCGCGGCAGATCCGCCTTCGCGATATCGGCGGCCTGATCGTCTGCGATTTCATCGACATGTACAGCCGTGAAAACCGCCGTCGGCTTTACGAAGAATTCAAGCGAGCCTTTGCGCGTGACCGCGCCAAGCGCGGCATCAACCCGGTCACTGAATTCGGCCTGGTCGAAATGACCCGCGAACGCGTGCGCCCGTCGCATATGCATACTCTCTCCGAGCAGTGCCCGCACTGCGCCGGACTGGGACGGATCGTCTCCAAGGAGAACCTGGCCACCAAGATCGAACGCTGGTTTATCCGCGCAAAAGCGGCGAAGAAATTCGACAAATTCCACCTGATCGTCAACCCGAATCTGGCCGCGACGATCGCCGAAAACGGCGTCAACCGCGTGGAACGACTGATGAAAGCGCACAAGTTTCGGATCAACCTGGTCCGCGATACTACCATGCCGCAGCAGGAATTCCATATCTACAACGCCGATGACAATCTGGAGATCACCGAGCAGTACAAGGAACAAAAACCGGCCTGA
- a CDS encoding aspartyl protease family protein — MRISPWRSACQTFCLVILLATASIAQSSQARALSVPFTIDRHRVIIPASVNGSKPLRLILDTGLRFDGVYLFHRDAVNLIDTAGAVQVQVGGAGDGAPSTATMIQTGRLSFGDVEIRNQSIIISHSEHTQSFPTDGIIGWNLFGHYIVEIDYDRQVILLHDTVEVISDSGWQVISVEMKKDLPFLQVTVEVTAGEPVPMVVYIDLASEEALELLVRDDQKFRTPDSLTSQLLGVGLSGEIYGEYGRVGHVNFGGYDLHHVRTAFAPAKTRSKQEGADGIFGNDMIRRFNVIFDYPHTRLYIKPNKSFADPFEAPAP; from the coding sequence ATGAGAATATCGCCCTGGCGCTCAGCCTGCCAAACCTTCTGTTTAGTAATTCTGTTGGCGACCGCCAGCATCGCCCAATCCTCTCAAGCTAGGGCACTCTCGGTACCATTCACAATCGACCGACACCGGGTTATCATCCCGGCCTCGGTTAACGGCTCGAAACCTCTCAGACTAATTCTCGATACCGGGCTGCGGTTCGATGGCGTCTATCTGTTTCACCGCGACGCAGTGAATCTTATTGACACTGCTGGCGCTGTGCAGGTTCAGGTCGGCGGGGCAGGGGACGGTGCGCCCTCAACCGCGACTATGATCCAAACCGGCCGCCTGTCGTTTGGCGATGTCGAGATTCGCAATCAGAGCATTATCATTTCCCACAGCGAACATACGCAGTCATTTCCCACCGATGGTATTATTGGGTGGAACTTGTTCGGTCACTACATTGTCGAGATCGACTACGATCGGCAGGTGATCCTGCTGCACGACACGGTCGAGGTGATTTCGGATTCCGGCTGGCAGGTCATTTCGGTCGAAATGAAAAAGGACCTTCCGTTTCTGCAGGTGACTGTCGAGGTGACCGCGGGTGAGCCTGTTCCGATGGTCGTCTATATTGATTTGGCGTCCGAAGAAGCGCTTGAGTTGCTCGTTCGAGATGACCAGAAATTCCGCACACCTGACAGCCTCACCAGCCAGCTACTCGGTGTGGGACTGAGCGGAGAGATCTACGGGGAGTACGGCAGGGTCGGGCACGTCAATTTCGGAGGGTACGATCTTCACCATGTGCGCACGGCCTTTGCACCGGCAAAGACCAGATCGAAGCAAGAGGGGGCTGACGGCATATTTGGCAACGATATGATACGACGGTTTAATGTGATCTTCGATTACCCGCACACGCGGTTGTACATCAAGCCGAACAAATCCTTTGCTGATCCGTTTGAAGCGCCAGCACCGTAG
- a CDS encoding STAS domain-containing protein → MKHRDSLSGDIVTVELSGKLIAGDQLTSFLGRVQYYLSLNKNRFIVDLHDVERMNSAGIGALVAAHTAATRAGGKFVLTNITRVEDLLNVTQLMRVFESYDSREEAVTALQ, encoded by the coding sequence ATGAAACACAGGGATTCCCTGTCAGGTGACATCGTCACCGTAGAATTGTCCGGCAAACTGATCGCCGGCGACCAACTCACTTCATTCCTCGGGCGCGTGCAGTATTATCTGTCGCTCAACAAGAATCGATTCATAGTCGATCTGCACGATGTCGAGCGAATGAATTCAGCCGGGATCGGTGCGCTGGTGGCGGCTCACACCGCTGCGACCAGGGCGGGAGGGAAGTTCGTCCTGACGAATATCACAAGGGTTGAGGATCTGCTGAATGTCACGCAGTTGATGCGCGTCTTCGAAAGCTACGACTCCCGCGAAGAAGCCGTGACGGCTCTGCAGTAG
- the gyrB gene encoding DNA topoisomerase (ATP-hydrolyzing) subunit B: MATELDEVVKKKKASGKAGETENGGNGSGAYDAASITVLKGLEAVRRRPAMYIGDVSQRGLHHMIYEVVDNSIDEAMAGYCDRVIVEINKDNSITVSDNGRGIPVEIHPEQKVSALEVVMCTLHAGGKFDHDSYKVSGGLHGVGVSVVNALSEWCWVEVQRDGELWKQEFKRGVPEYKAKKIGASKKTGTKTCFLADDEIFSKVEYKFDIVSSRLRELAFLNKGITIELKDHRNNKEEEYHYKGGLSAFVTYLNENKVALFNKPIHFTRAKDDVEVEVALQYNDGYSESVYSYVNNINTIEGGTHLTGFRTALTRTINNYATKNNLLKKDAVQLTGDDSKEGLTCVVSVRVRDPQFEGQTKTKLGNSEVKGIVESVTNEFLNEFFEENPSTGKRIVEKMVLAATAREAARKAKELTRRKTALDSASLPGKLADCSSRDPESCEIYIVEGDSAGGSAKQGRDRRFQAILPLKGKILNVEKARMDKILSNEEIRTMITAFGCGIGEDFDASKVRYHKIIIMTDADIDGSHIRTLILTFFFRHMRELVDLGRVYIAQPPLYRLRHGKQEFHAYSDAEKEKILKQMPSSGVSIQRYKGLGEMNPEQLWKTTMDPEARTLLQVTLEEGAAAENLFTVLMGSEIEPRRRFIQENAQYVRNLDV, encoded by the coding sequence ATGGCCACTGAACTCGACGAAGTCGTCAAAAAGAAAAAAGCATCCGGCAAAGCAGGAGAGACAGAAAACGGCGGCAATGGAAGCGGCGCGTATGATGCCGCAAGTATTACCGTCCTGAAGGGTCTCGAAGCGGTCCGCCGTCGCCCCGCCATGTATATCGGTGATGTCAGCCAGCGCGGCTTGCACCACATGATCTACGAGGTGGTCGACAACTCCATCGACGAAGCGATGGCCGGCTATTGCGATCGCGTGATTGTCGAGATCAACAAAGATAATTCGATCACGGTCTCGGACAATGGTCGTGGGATCCCGGTGGAGATCCACCCGGAGCAGAAGGTTTCCGCTCTCGAAGTGGTGATGTGCACGCTCCATGCCGGCGGCAAGTTCGACCATGATTCCTACAAGGTTTCCGGCGGTCTGCACGGCGTCGGCGTTTCGGTGGTTAACGCACTCTCCGAGTGGTGCTGGGTGGAAGTACAGCGCGATGGCGAACTCTGGAAACAGGAGTTCAAGCGCGGTGTCCCGGAATACAAGGCGAAAAAGATCGGCGCCTCCAAAAAGACCGGCACGAAGACCTGCTTTTTGGCCGATGATGAGATATTCTCCAAGGTCGAATACAAATTCGATATCGTCTCATCCCGCCTTCGCGAGCTGGCGTTCCTCAACAAGGGGATCACGATCGAGCTGAAGGACCATCGGAATAACAAAGAAGAAGAATATCACTACAAAGGCGGGCTATCCGCGTTTGTCACGTATCTCAACGAAAACAAAGTAGCGCTTTTCAACAAGCCGATCCACTTCACGCGCGCCAAGGATGATGTTGAGGTTGAGGTCGCGTTGCAGTATAACGACGGTTACTCCGAGTCAGTCTATTCGTACGTGAATAATATCAACACGATCGAGGGTGGCACACACCTGACCGGTTTCCGCACCGCGCTGACCCGGACGATCAACAACTACGCCACGAAGAATAACCTGCTCAAGAAGGACGCTGTCCAGTTGACGGGTGATGATTCCAAGGAAGGGTTGACCTGCGTTGTGTCGGTTCGCGTGCGCGACCCCCAGTTCGAAGGTCAGACCAAAACCAAACTCGGCAACTCAGAAGTTAAGGGGATCGTCGAATCGGTCACCAATGAATTCCTGAACGAGTTCTTCGAAGAGAACCCGTCGACCGGCAAACGGATTGTCGAGAAGATGGTGCTCGCCGCGACCGCTCGTGAAGCGGCGCGCAAAGCGAAAGAGTTGACCCGCCGGAAAACGGCGCTCGACTCCGCCTCACTCCCCGGCAAACTGGCCGACTGCTCCTCGCGTGATCCTGAATCGTGCGAGATCTACATCGTCGAGGGAGACTCGGCCGGTGGTTCCGCGAAGCAGGGGCGCGACCGTCGCTTCCAGGCGATCCTCCCGCTGAAGGGGAAGATCCTCAATGTCGAAAAGGCGCGGATGGATAAGATCCTTTCGAACGAAGAGATCCGGACCATGATCACAGCGTTCGGCTGTGGGATCGGCGAAGATTTCGATGCCAGCAAGGTTCGCTATCACAAGATCATTATCATGACAGACGCGGATATCGATGGTTCGCACATCCGGACTTTGATCCTGACGTTTTTCTTCCGGCATATGCGCGAACTGGTCGATCTTGGTCGAGTCTATATCGCCCAACCGCCGCTCTATCGTCTCCGTCATGGCAAGCAGGAGTTCCATGCGTACTCTGATGCTGAAAAGGAGAAGATCCTCAAGCAGATGCCATCGAGCGGTGTGTCTATCCAGCGCTACAAAGGTCTTGGTGAAATGAATCCGGAGCAGCTCTGGAAGACCACCATGGATCCTGAAGCGCGGACGTTGCTGCAGGTGACGCTCGAAGAGGGAGCGGCAGCGGAGAATCTGTTCACGGTGCTGATGGGAAGCGAGATCGAACCGCGCCGTCGGTTTATCCAGGAGAACGCGCAGTACGTGCGGAATCTGGACGTGTAG
- a CDS encoding DUF721 domain-containing protein, which produces MRLVSVSVSPKKQPKPVSGAIDALISSLGLGPTYNGWMVVQKWPELVGEQIARRASAFRYADGVLYVAVPDAAWRQNLAMELESIIRQIRSYPYGRVIREIRLVASERGK; this is translated from the coding sequence TTGAGGCTAGTTTCAGTGTCAGTTAGTCCGAAAAAGCAGCCTAAACCGGTATCCGGCGCGATCGATGCCCTGATCAGTTCGCTGGGCCTTGGCCCCACCTACAACGGATGGATGGTGGTGCAGAAGTGGCCCGAGCTGGTCGGCGAACAGATCGCGCGACGCGCGAGTGCGTTTCGCTATGCCGACGGTGTGCTGTATGTTGCGGTCCCCGATGCCGCCTGGCGGCAGAATCTGGCAATGGAACTTGAATCGATCATCCGACAGATCAGAAGCTACCCGTACGGTCGGGTTATCAGAGAGATCCGACTGGTCGCTAGCGAGAGAGGAAAATAG
- a CDS encoding DUF2807 domain-containing protein: MPRILTLLCLFALVFTLVVPVSASDWNIFSSGRTEKGSGKLETEERSIKEFTRIESNLGVDINIVIGTPQKVTLTFDDNLLDNIKTKVRGRTLEIDADGSFSTKENCVIEITVASLDEVDISGSGEITITNLNADEFTFHMSGSGSLEASGKVDQLFLELSGSGELDTRDLIAQDVEIDISGSGDAVVYAVNSLDGDISGSGDIRYVNEPQHVSTRVTGSGTIRASKR, from the coding sequence ATGCCGCGAATTCTTACCCTTCTTTGTCTTTTTGCGCTGGTTTTCACTCTGGTAGTGCCGGTGTCAGCCAGTGACTGGAATATCTTCTCTTCGGGCCGCACTGAAAAGGGTTCGGGGAAGCTTGAGACTGAAGAACGATCGATCAAAGAGTTCACCCGGATTGAATCAAATCTCGGTGTCGATATCAATATCGTGATCGGCACGCCGCAGAAAGTAACACTGACTTTCGATGACAATCTCCTGGACAATATCAAGACCAAGGTTCGCGGCCGAACGCTGGAGATCGATGCTGATGGCTCGTTCTCGACCAAAGAGAATTGCGTGATCGAGATCACGGTAGCATCGCTCGACGAGGTTGATATCTCCGGTTCCGGCGAGATCACGATAACCAATCTGAACGCAGACGAGTTTACGTTCCACATGTCCGGTTCCGGCAGTCTTGAAGCATCGGGCAAAGTCGACCAGCTTTTTCTTGAATTGAGTGGTTCCGGCGAACTGGACACTCGCGATCTGATCGCACAGGATGTCGAGATCGATATTTCGGGATCGGGTGATGCGGTCGTTTATGCGGTGAATTCGCTCGATGGCGATATTTCCGGCAGCGGCGATATTCGCTATGTCAACGAACCGCAGCATGTCAGCACACGAGTGACTGGTTCGGGAACGATCAGAGCATCGAAGCGCTGA